The proteins below are encoded in one region of Phaeodactylum tricornutum CCAP 1055/1 chromosome 3, complete sequence:
- a CDS encoding predicted protein, producing MSRPFIGDHRGAYDILFFAIACILSFAYSFPVVPNVSPATGLANQFYTWKEDQSIRFQCVGPEDGEPVVLVHGLFVNSDHWRKSLKALGDGGYRVFALDLWGCGYSDKPAATSQAAQLCNGENGRSPYNFYTWSDLISDFCRDIVLNDVDKHKAVTLVSNSIGTISSLQAVLDNPSLYKGVFVVCPNFRELHSAEIPLPSFSMPVIRGVQSLLRTYGQTAFDALAKPDTVKQILKEPYAVTEAVDDTLVQVLLDPLLTEGASQVVFDTLSYSAGPLPEQQLSVFPMDKPVWICYGTADPWTPGPRVEALKRFPVVESVEALTDIGHCPHDEAPELVHPLLFRFLERLNTGNTKKAQTESMVK from the exons ATGAGTCGTCCTTTCATCGGCGACCACAGAGGCGCGTACGACATTCTATTTTTCGCCATTGCCTGTATTCTATCGTTTGCATATTCATTTCCGGTCGTCCCCAATGTATCACCCGCTACTGGATTAGCTAATCAATTCTATACATGGAAAGAAGATCAGAGTATTCGTTTCCAATGTGTCGGGCCGGAAGATGGTGAACCTGTTGTGCTGGTGCACGGGTTGTTTGTGAATTCCGACCATTGGCGAAAGTCGCTGAAGGCCTTGGGCGACGGTGGATACCGAGTTTTCGCTCTCGATCTTTGGGGATGTGGGTACTCCGACAAACCGGCCGCAACTTCACAAGCCGCACAGCTTTGCAACGGCGAGAACGGCC GGAGTCCGTACAATTTTTACACTTGGTCAGATTTGATAAGTGATTTTTGTCGAGATATTGTACTCAACGATGTCGATAAACACAAGGCTGTGACACTAGTATCAAACTCGATTGGTACCATTTCAAGCTTACAGGCGGTTTTGGACAATCCATCTCTCTACAAAGGAGTTTTCGTGGTGTGCCCAAATTTTCGGGAACTGCATTCAGCCGAAATTCCTTTGCCTTCCTTTTCGATGCCGGTCATTCGCGGAGTACAGAGTTTGCTACGGACGTATGGCCAAACTGCTTTCGATGCGCTCGCCAAGCCCGATACCGTCAAGCAGATTTTGAAAGAGCCGTACGCTGTGACAGAAGCTGTTGATGACACCCTCGTTCAAGTATTGTTGGATCCTCTGTTGACGGAAGGAGCATCCCAGGTAGTCTTCGACACTCTATCCTATTCCGCCGGACCGTTGCCGGAACAACAGCTGTCGGTGTTTCCGATGGACAAGCCTGTCTGGATTTGCTATGGGACGGCCGATCCGTGGACGCCCGGGCCAAGGGTTGAAGCATTGAAGCGCTTCCCAGTGGTCGAGTCCGTGGAGGCGCTGACCGACATCGGGCATTGTCCACACGACGAAGCCCCGGAGCTTGTACATCCGCTTCTGTTTcgttttttggaaagactGAATACAGGGAACACAAAAAAGGCGCAGACAGAAAGTATGGTAAAATAA
- a CDS encoding predicted protein: protein MRTPVIDRFFHKALRRGFRNSGSRQFTDIPVLRDAVVHCRGDLPYGSREYVLLPPHVTLYDLEASTSSPNEQNGPGNLKLASLFAHRNIVFGANVVNAENSRHRLTIREACPVLLETALNDASADGEQPQAVSTLYGLCAWVVDGLEGRVVSRALEKLREDDTSFHAVQAMATGVPRPGHSVVGQGTYRDGQAGWEELAKEFVQTAPSDECLLYLNHQAQLVGIEHMASTKVDYLQSAGGAMARFFFV, encoded by the coding sequence ATGAGGACACCAGTAATAGACCGTTTCTTCCATAAGGCTCTGCGACGGGGCTTTAGAAATTCCGGAAGTCGTCAATTCACTGATATTCCCGTCCTAAGAGACGCCGTTGTACACTGTCGCGGAGATCTTCCCTACGGATCTCGTGAATACGTGTTGCTTCCCCCGCACGTGACCTTGTACGACTTGGAAGCCTCCACATCTTCCCCCAATGAACAGAACGGCCCAGGAAATCTCAAATTGGCATCTCTCTTTGCCCACCGAAATATTGTGTTCGGTGCCAATGTCGTCAACGCCGAAAATAGTCGTCATCGGTTGACGATTCGAGAAGCCTGCCCCGTTTTGCTGGAGACTGCCTTGAACGATGCGTCGGCGGATGGAGAACAACCGCAAGCAGTCAGTACCTTGTACGGACTTTGTGCTTGGGTAGTGGATGGACTGGAAGGACGAGTTGTGTCCCGTGCTCTCGAGAAGCTCCGAGAGGACGATACGAGTTTTCATGCGGTGCAAGCCATGGCGACGGGTGTCCCGAGGCCTGGCCATTCTGTGGTTGGGCAAGGCACGTACCGGGATGGTCAAGCAGGGTGGGAAGAGTTGGCCAAGGAGTTTGTCCAAACTGCTCCTTCCGACGAGTGTCTGTTGTATCTAAATCATCAGGCCCAGCTTGTGGGTATCGAGCACATGGCCAGTACGAAGGTGGACTATCTGCAATCGGCCGGCGGAGCCATGGCGCGATTCTTTTTTGTCTAG
- a CDS encoding predicted protein, with the protein MALPLKAKSHRKRHVPVGPAGIWFQSSQSSNTTGTNGVCPSERTSAACRHNAPEEEELEMTQLSQTQAISTETSRNTHVAFYSPAWMAMQVSLGFVTPSLPAHFSPWQKYRAVRPHLPSQYLLLRDLERVSWKLPSSQTLLVVVESIQALAADHVSWIVTLTDETQETMAAWIQPRLVADEEQRAVPKYLRVGVVWALSDKVTLSLKSAANNDSNDEDEAGDFFFEEAITHNETRFSAQLQTRSERLLLIREENIQQAWAPSHAELRVSDEDYIRWVERRSALRMDIADTLVTTIEAAHGTPEVEKDKQSADQNASTCCDNSDSSSDEEEAEFEFPVSKQNVRRSVVETDADTPTTLSSRKRNIRSALLPTSACPTDTQTKHRASGPDTAAPSKPQNTQTTRPFSFSQSIPIQLQTTRLHESSPCQFPGKNQYSENSADFLASTATMIRSPVSLAGPSTKQNDRSSRHSSNPFESYALSRRPSTAHDQPLTSQANGKKEIEQAVVIEIFSESSGIKENKKPTQTPELDIKTSESRTRPPCDTINYARTEEHSSTSVPSKKRRKSSLCPQVKTGIPSGVVFPSSLWATTDASFLDCIENENDNISMKESCSSLIPVQEPTIVIDSHTNVCDGSANSSRPIPAKKASALFQAGALDGIADLEGLFDE; encoded by the exons ATGGCATTACCACTCAAAGCCAAAAGTCACCGCAAGCGTCATGTACCTGTGGGTCCAGCGGGAATCTGGTTCCAATCATCACAAAGCAGTAATACTACTGGCACCAACGGCGTGTGCCCAAGCGAACGTACGTCAGCTGCCTGCCGCCACAACGCTcccgaagaggaagagctAGAGATGACACAATTGTCTCAAACTCAGGCAATTTCTACCGAGACAAGCCGCAACACCCACGTTGCTTTTTACTCACCCGCTTGGATGGCAATGCAAGTGAGTCTAGGCTTTGTGACACCTTCCTTACCGGCACATTTTTCTCCGTGGCAAAAATACCGTGCGGTGCGTCCCCACCTACCGTCTCAATATCTGCTACTTCGTGACTTGGAGCGGGTTTCGTGGAAGTTGCCGTCCTCCCAAACTCTACTGGTGGTCGTTGAGTCCATTCaggccttggcggcggaccACGTTTCTTGGATCGTCACGTTGACAGACGAAACGCAAGAGACAATGGCGGCGTGGATTCAGCCACGTCTCGTTGCGGATGAAGAACAGCGTGCTGTGCCCAAATATTTGCGTGTCGGCGTGGTTTGGGCCTTATCCGATAAGGTGACATTATCCCTCAAATCGGCAGCCAATAATGAtagcaacgacgaagatgaagctggcgatttctttttcgaggAAGCCATTACACACAATGAAACAAGGTTTTCGGCGCAATTGCAGACGCGCTCTGAGCGACTGTTGCTGATACGAGAAGAAAACATCCAGCAGGCATGGGCTCCAAGCCACGCGGAGCTAAGAGTATCGGATGAAGACTACATTCGGTGGGTGGAGCGACGCAGTGCGTTGCGAATGGATATTGCCGACACATTAGTCACGACCATTGAAGCCGCTCATGGCACACCGGAGGTAGAGAAAGACAAGCAGTCCGCGGATCAGAATGCGTCGACGTGTTGCGATAATAGtgattcgtcgtcggacgaggaagaagccgagTTTGAGTTTCCCGTATCTAAACAGAATGTGCGACGATCAGTCGTTGAGACCGATGCTGATACACCCACTACTCTTTCGTCTAGAAAGCGCAACATTCGATCCGCACTGCTACCGACTTCGGCTTGTCCGACAGATACTCAAACCAAACATCGAGCTAGCGGCCCCGACACAGCTGCGCCTAGCAAGCCGCAAAATACCCAGACCACCAGGCCTTTCTCCTTTTCTCAAAGTATACCTATCCAATTACAGACAACACGGCTACACGAGTCCTCCCCTTGTCAATTCCCAGGCAAAAACCAATACTCTGAAAATTCGGCAGATTTCT TAGCTTCTACCGCTACTATGATTCGGTCCCCTGTTAGCCTCGCTGGACCGTCTACAAAGCAAAACGATCGAAGCAGTCGCCATTCATCAAATCCATTCGAGAGCTATGCTTTAAGTCGAAGGCCTAGTACTGCACACGACCAGCCATTGACATCTCAAGCAAACGGCAAAAAAGAGATTGAACAAGCAGTAGTCATCGAAATTTTCTCAGAATCTTCTGGCATTAAAGAAAATAAGAAGCCTACTCAGACGCCTGAACTGGACATCAAAACAAGCGAAAGTCGGACCCGACCACCATGTGATACTATTAATTATGCCCGGACCGAGGAGCACAGCTCTACTTCCGTGCCGTCGAAGAAACGTCGGAAGTCGTCCCTTTGTCCGCAAGTCAAGACGGGGATTCCAAGTGGGGTGGTCTTTCCTTCAAGTCTTTGGGCCACAACTGACGCATCATTCCTGGATTGCATAGAAAATGAAAATGACAATATCTCAATGAAAGAGTCTTGCTCGTCTTTGATCCCTGTTCAGGAGCCTACAATCGTAATCGATAGTCATACAAACGTGTGCGACGGGTCGGCGAACTCATCTAGACCAATCCCCGCTAAAAAGGCATCCGCGCTCTTTCAAGCTGGGGCCTTGGATGGCATAGCTGATTTGGAAGGTCTTTTCGACGAGTGA
- a CDS encoding predicted protein encodes MAPRLKKARIASTPLHGNDSSEAVVHVKQTAIRPILQSYPDLLHDLLDPMTNDEFLNRNFRKSAVHVTVTQEKDREQRIAKLRARLFDLDSESILQHTASDTVFVWLRNTTTGLIQSIAVADLETALALHRAGHATYCRAPPSLERLLVGALLENTGLGCGQYDPTGSSLTSLGRGEVEVFQGTAGHVPSWHTDFQENFTVQLSGVKRWRLQKGSVTHPLRGCTPHYRSPSSVEPQLKAARMIDKNFQFAHPKKDVNAVGEVEEVVLRPGDVLYFPAGMWHQVVTEEPGVSLNISLMATNYAALTCQALQHVLLQKSSWRECVTRSVSTSNGSQSISVIEHLKSLLQALPDIVREFEAGGGAQSILPPCLHYSKFTKLMDKENRIEADNGSMEEESDDSSATLEELPVLEPPFEIPAEHSLTRKAFIKRLETHTLRKNPLAVLARYDEITRFYNQTDHTEFSSHVRREEDDSDENQIPDDQVYVLNVNFAGNEGQESLIRVLIRNTDEFLCSLYGNVSNRVEIDDGALESKNVRNVLDCLIYYGYLVWV; translated from the coding sequence ATGGCACCCCGCTTGAAGAAGGCGCGAATCGCCAGCACTCCGTTGCACGGCAATGATTCATCAGAAGCTGTAGTCCACGTCAAACaaacagcgatccgtcccATTCTCCAATCGTATCCCGATCTGCTCCACGACTTGTTGGATCCGATGACCAACGATGAATTTTTGAATCGGAATTTTCGAAAATCTGCTGTTCACGTCACGGTTacgcaagaaaaagataGGGAACAAAGGATTGCCAAGCTTCGGGCTCGTCTATTCGATCTCGATTCGGAGAGTATTTTGCAACACACGGCCAGTGACACGGTATTCGTTTGGCTCCGGAATACGACGACTGGACTGATTCAATCAATTGCAGTAGCTGATCTTGAAACAGCGTTGGCGTTGCACCGAGCGGGTCACGCCACATACTGTCGTGCCCCTCCGAGCTTGGAACGACTCTTGGTGGGCGCCTTGTTGGAGAACACGGGCCTGGGTTGTGGACAGTACGATCCGACCGGATCGTCGCTAACGAGTTTAGGCCGTGGAGAAGTTGAAGTATTCCAGGGAACAGCTGGGCATGTCCCGTCCTGGCACACGGATTTTCAAGAAAATTTTACCGTACAACTCTCTGGTGTCAAGCGCTGGCGACTGCAAAAGGGTTCGGTCACCCATCCCTTGCGGGGCTGTACACCGCACTACCGCTCACCTTCGTCGGTTGAGCCACAATTAAAAGCTGCACGAATGATTGACAAAAATTTTCAGTTTGCTCATCCTAAAAAGGATGTCAATGCTGTAGGCGAAGTGGAAGAAGTCGTGCTTCGACCGGGGGACGTCCTGTACTTTCCTGCCGGAATGTGGCATCAAGTCGTCACGGAAGAACCCGGCGTTTCACTTAATATTTCACTCATGGCCACAAATTATGCCGCACTCACATGCCAAGCATTGCAGCATGTCTTACTGCAAAAGTCTTCTTGGAGAGAATGTGTCACTCGGTCAGTATCTACTTCAAATGGGTCGCAGTCAATTTCGGTGATCGAGCATTTGAAGTCTTTGTTACAAGCATTGCCCGATATCGTTCGCGAGTTTGAAGCTGGTGGTGGTGCGCAGTCAATACTACCGCCGTGTCTACATTACAGTAAATTTACAAAGTTGATGGACAAGGAAAACAGGATTGAAGCTGATAACGGATCGATGGAGGAGGAAAGCGACGACAGCAGTGCTACTTTGGAAGAGTTGCCTGTTTTAGAACCCCCCTTTGAAATTCCTGCTGAACATAGTTTGACCCGCAAAGCATTTATAAAACGGCTCGAAACGCACACTTTGCGCAAAAATCCGCTTGCTGTTTTGGCTCGCTACGACGAAATAACACGCTTTTACAATCAAACGGATCATACCGAGTTCAGTAGCCATGTTCGCCGGGAGGAAGACGACAGCGATGAGAACCAGATTCCAGACGACCAAGTCTATGTACTAAATGTTAACTTTGCCGGTAATgaaggacaagaaagccTTATTCGTGTCCTAATTCGAAACACGGACGAGTTTTTATGCAGCCTTTACGGCAACGTCAGCAATAGAGTTGAAATTGATGATGGCGCGCTTGAGTCGAAAAATGTCCGAAATGTTCTCGATTGCCTCATTTACTACGGCTACTTGGTTTGGGTTTGA